A genomic window from Calonectris borealis chromosome 26, bCalBor7.hap1.2, whole genome shotgun sequence includes:
- the PFKFB2 gene encoding 6-phosphofructo-2-kinase/fructose-2,6-bisphosphatase 2 isoform X2 codes for MRFACDLHVARRRGAMSAAPRHGGPPRGRAGVLRGGEKKCSWASYMTNSPTLIVMIGLPARGKTYVSKKLTRYLNWIGVPTKVFNLGVYRREAVKSYKSYDFFRHDNKEAMEIRKRCALVALEDVKAYLLEECGQIAVFDATNTTRERRDLILNFAKENAFKVFFVESVCDDPEVIAANILEVKVSSPDYPERNRENVMDDFLKRIECYKVTYQPLDPDAYDKDLSFIKVINVGQRFLVNRVQDYIQSKIVYYLMNIHVQPRTIYLCRHGESEYNLVGKIGGDSGLSPRGKQFAQALKKFIEEQEIVDLKVWTSQLKRTIQTAESLGVTYEQWKILNEIDAGVCEEMTYAEIEAKYPDEFALRDQEKYLYRYPGGESYQDLVQRLEPVIMELERQGNVLVISHQAVMRCLLAYFLDKSADELPYLRCPLHTILKLTPVAYGCKVETITLNVEAVNTHRDKPSLNSNNLPAGQTPVRMRRNSFTPRASADTVKRPRHYSVGSKPLDLLGPFPTLEARDGADRPQLQVGVQRMAGLAV; via the exons GATCGTGATGATCGGTCTCCCCGCGCGCGGTAAGACCTACGTGTCCAAGAAGCTCACCCGCTACCTCAACTGGATCGGGGTGCCCACCAAAG TGTTTAATTTAGGAGTGTATCGCCGGGAAGCGGTGAAGTCTTACAAGTCCTATGACTTCTTCAGGCACGATAACAAAGAAGCCATGGAAATTCGCAA ACGATGTGCCTTAGTGGCTCTAGAAGACGTGAAGGCTTATCTCTTGGAGGAGTGCGGGCAAATAGCT GTGTTTGATGCGACCAACACAACTCGAGAAAGACGGGACCTGATCTTAAATTTTGctaaagaaaatgctttcaag GTGTTTTTTGTGGAGTCTGTCTGTGACGATCCAGAAGTCATCGCTGCCAATATCCTG GAGGTGAAAGTTTCCAGCCCCGACTACCCGGAGAGAAACAGGGAGAACGTGATGGATGATTTCCTGAAGAGGATTGAGTGCTACAAGGTCACTTACCAGCCTCTCGATCCCGATGCGTACGACAA AGATCTTTCCTTCATTAAAGTGATCAATGTGGGACAGCGGTTCCTAGTAAACAGAGTCCAGGATTACATCCAGAGTAAAATCGTCTATTACCTAATGAACATTCATGTCCAGCCGCGTACCATCTACCTTTGCCGACATGGTGAGAGTGAATATAACCTTGTTGGCAAGATTGGTGGGGATTCTGGTCTGTCACCGCGCGGGAAGCAG TTTGCTCAGGCGCTGAAGAAGTTCATCGAAGAGCAGGAAATTGTTGATCTGAAGGTGTGGACGAGCCAGCTGAAAAGGACGATCCAGACGGCCGAGTCCCTGGGGGTGACGTACGAGCAGTGGAAGATTCTCAACGAGATCGACGCT GGGGTATGTGAAGAAATGACCTATGCAGAAATTGAGGCCAAGTATCCAGATGAGTTTGCCTTGAGGGATCAAGAGAAGTATCTTTATCGCTATCCTGGAGGCGAG tcctaCCAGGACTTGGTCCAGCGCCTGGAGCCAGTAATTATGGAGCTAGAACGGCAAGGCAACGTCCTCGTTATCTCCCACCAGGCGGTTATGAGGTGCCTGTTGGCTTATTTTCTTGACAAGAGTGCAg ACGAGCTGCCCTACCTGCGCTGCCCCCTCCACACCATTCTCAAGCTCACGCCCGTGGCGTACG GTTGTAAAGTGGAGACCATTACCCTGAACGTGGAAGCAGTGAACACCCACCGCGACAAACCCTCTCTGAACTCA AACAACCTGCCCGCCGGCCAAACCCCTGTAAGGATGAGAAGAAACAGCTTTACGCCGCGGGCCAGCGCGGACACGGTAAAGCGCCCACGACACTACAGCGTTGGGAGCAAACCTCTCGACCTGCTGGGGCCTTTCCCGACCCTGGAAGCTCGAGATGGGGCTGACCGGCCGCAGCTGCAAGTTGGTGTCCAG AGGATGGCCGGTTTAGCGGTGTAG
- the PFKFB2 gene encoding 6-phosphofructo-2-kinase/fructose-2,6-bisphosphatase 2 isoform X1 → MRFACDLHVARRRGAMSAAPRHGGPPRGRAGVLRGGEKKCSWASYMTNSPTLIVMIGLPARGKTYVSKKLTRYLNWIGVPTKVFNLGVYRREAVKSYKSYDFFRHDNKEAMEIRKRCALVALEDVKAYLLEECGQIAVFDATNTTRERRDLILNFAKENAFKVFFVESVCDDPEVIAANILEVKVSSPDYPERNRENVMDDFLKRIECYKVTYQPLDPDAYDKDLSFIKVINVGQRFLVNRVQDYIQSKIVYYLMNIHVQPRTIYLCRHGESEYNLVGKIGGDSGLSPRGKQFAQALKKFIEEQEIVDLKVWTSQLKRTIQTAESLGVTYEQWKILNEIDAGVCEEMTYAEIEAKYPDEFALRDQEKYLYRYPGGESYQDLVQRLEPVIMELERQGNVLVISHQAVMRCLLAYFLDKSADELPYLRCPLHTILKLTPVAYGCKVETITLNVEAVNTHRDKPSLNSNNLPAGQTPVRMRRNSFTPRASADTVKRPRHYSVGSKPLDLLGPFPTLEARDGADRPQLQVGVQPQGGNACLEPAASVTRETLASLSASE, encoded by the exons GATCGTGATGATCGGTCTCCCCGCGCGCGGTAAGACCTACGTGTCCAAGAAGCTCACCCGCTACCTCAACTGGATCGGGGTGCCCACCAAAG TGTTTAATTTAGGAGTGTATCGCCGGGAAGCGGTGAAGTCTTACAAGTCCTATGACTTCTTCAGGCACGATAACAAAGAAGCCATGGAAATTCGCAA ACGATGTGCCTTAGTGGCTCTAGAAGACGTGAAGGCTTATCTCTTGGAGGAGTGCGGGCAAATAGCT GTGTTTGATGCGACCAACACAACTCGAGAAAGACGGGACCTGATCTTAAATTTTGctaaagaaaatgctttcaag GTGTTTTTTGTGGAGTCTGTCTGTGACGATCCAGAAGTCATCGCTGCCAATATCCTG GAGGTGAAAGTTTCCAGCCCCGACTACCCGGAGAGAAACAGGGAGAACGTGATGGATGATTTCCTGAAGAGGATTGAGTGCTACAAGGTCACTTACCAGCCTCTCGATCCCGATGCGTACGACAA AGATCTTTCCTTCATTAAAGTGATCAATGTGGGACAGCGGTTCCTAGTAAACAGAGTCCAGGATTACATCCAGAGTAAAATCGTCTATTACCTAATGAACATTCATGTCCAGCCGCGTACCATCTACCTTTGCCGACATGGTGAGAGTGAATATAACCTTGTTGGCAAGATTGGTGGGGATTCTGGTCTGTCACCGCGCGGGAAGCAG TTTGCTCAGGCGCTGAAGAAGTTCATCGAAGAGCAGGAAATTGTTGATCTGAAGGTGTGGACGAGCCAGCTGAAAAGGACGATCCAGACGGCCGAGTCCCTGGGGGTGACGTACGAGCAGTGGAAGATTCTCAACGAGATCGACGCT GGGGTATGTGAAGAAATGACCTATGCAGAAATTGAGGCCAAGTATCCAGATGAGTTTGCCTTGAGGGATCAAGAGAAGTATCTTTATCGCTATCCTGGAGGCGAG tcctaCCAGGACTTGGTCCAGCGCCTGGAGCCAGTAATTATGGAGCTAGAACGGCAAGGCAACGTCCTCGTTATCTCCCACCAGGCGGTTATGAGGTGCCTGTTGGCTTATTTTCTTGACAAGAGTGCAg ACGAGCTGCCCTACCTGCGCTGCCCCCTCCACACCATTCTCAAGCTCACGCCCGTGGCGTACG GTTGTAAAGTGGAGACCATTACCCTGAACGTGGAAGCAGTGAACACCCACCGCGACAAACCCTCTCTGAACTCA AACAACCTGCCCGCCGGCCAAACCCCTGTAAGGATGAGAAGAAACAGCTTTACGCCGCGGGCCAGCGCGGACACGGTAAAGCGCCCACGACACTACAGCGTTGGGAGCAAACCTCTCGACCTGCTGGGGCCTTTCCCGACCCTGGAAGCTCGAGATGGGGCTGACCGGCCGCAGCTGCAAGTTGGTGTCCAG ccTCAAGGGGGAAATGCTTGCCT GGAGCCAGCAGCCAGCGTCACCCGCGAGACCTTGGCTTCCCTCTCGGCCTCCGAGTAA
- the PFKFB2 gene encoding 6-phosphofructo-2-kinase/fructose-2,6-bisphosphatase 2 isoform X7 yields MWRGGAEPCRRRPGTAAPRGAGPGSCAAARRSAEVKVSSPDYPERNRENVMDDFLKRIECYKVTYQPLDPDAYDKDLSFIKVINVGQRFLVNRVQDYIQSKIVYYLMNIHVQPRTIYLCRHGESEYNLVGKIGGDSGLSPRGKQFAQALKKFIEEQEIVDLKVWTSQLKRTIQTAESLGVTYEQWKILNEIDAGVCEEMTYAEIEAKYPDEFALRDQEKYLYRYPGGESYQDLVQRLEPVIMELERQGNVLVISHQAVMRCLLAYFLDKSADELPYLRCPLHTILKLTPVAYGCKVETITLNVEAVNTHRDKPSLNSNNLPAGQTPVRMRRNSFTPRASADTVKRPRHYSVGSKPLDLLGPFPTLEARDGADRPQLQVGVQPQGGNACLEPAASVTRETLASLSASE; encoded by the exons GAGGTGAAAGTTTCCAGCCCCGACTACCCGGAGAGAAACAGGGAGAACGTGATGGATGATTTCCTGAAGAGGATTGAGTGCTACAAGGTCACTTACCAGCCTCTCGATCCCGATGCGTACGACAA AGATCTTTCCTTCATTAAAGTGATCAATGTGGGACAGCGGTTCCTAGTAAACAGAGTCCAGGATTACATCCAGAGTAAAATCGTCTATTACCTAATGAACATTCATGTCCAGCCGCGTACCATCTACCTTTGCCGACATGGTGAGAGTGAATATAACCTTGTTGGCAAGATTGGTGGGGATTCTGGTCTGTCACCGCGCGGGAAGCAG TTTGCTCAGGCGCTGAAGAAGTTCATCGAAGAGCAGGAAATTGTTGATCTGAAGGTGTGGACGAGCCAGCTGAAAAGGACGATCCAGACGGCCGAGTCCCTGGGGGTGACGTACGAGCAGTGGAAGATTCTCAACGAGATCGACGCT GGGGTATGTGAAGAAATGACCTATGCAGAAATTGAGGCCAAGTATCCAGATGAGTTTGCCTTGAGGGATCAAGAGAAGTATCTTTATCGCTATCCTGGAGGCGAG tcctaCCAGGACTTGGTCCAGCGCCTGGAGCCAGTAATTATGGAGCTAGAACGGCAAGGCAACGTCCTCGTTATCTCCCACCAGGCGGTTATGAGGTGCCTGTTGGCTTATTTTCTTGACAAGAGTGCAg ACGAGCTGCCCTACCTGCGCTGCCCCCTCCACACCATTCTCAAGCTCACGCCCGTGGCGTACG GTTGTAAAGTGGAGACCATTACCCTGAACGTGGAAGCAGTGAACACCCACCGCGACAAACCCTCTCTGAACTCA AACAACCTGCCCGCCGGCCAAACCCCTGTAAGGATGAGAAGAAACAGCTTTACGCCGCGGGCCAGCGCGGACACGGTAAAGCGCCCACGACACTACAGCGTTGGGAGCAAACCTCTCGACCTGCTGGGGCCTTTCCCGACCCTGGAAGCTCGAGATGGGGCTGACCGGCCGCAGCTGCAAGTTGGTGTCCAG ccTCAAGGGGGAAATGCTTGCCT GGAGCCAGCAGCCAGCGTCACCCGCGAGACCTTGGCTTCCCTCTCGGCCTCCGAGTAA
- the PFKFB2 gene encoding 6-phosphofructo-2-kinase/fructose-2,6-bisphosphatase 2 isoform X8, with protein MDDFLKRIECYKVTYQPLDPDAYDKDLSFIKVINVGQRFLVNRVQDYIQSKIVYYLMNIHVQPRTIYLCRHGESEYNLVGKIGGDSGLSPRGKQFAQALKKFIEEQEIVDLKVWTSQLKRTIQTAESLGVTYEQWKILNEIDAGVCEEMTYAEIEAKYPDEFALRDQEKYLYRYPGGESYQDLVQRLEPVIMELERQGNVLVISHQAVMRCLLAYFLDKSADELPYLRCPLHTILKLTPVAYGCKVETITLNVEAVNTHRDKPSLNSNNLPAGQTPVRMRRNSFTPRASADTVKRPRHYSVGSKPLDLLGPFPTLEARDGADRPQLQVGVQRMAGLAV; from the exons ATGGATGATTTCCTGAAGAGGATTGAGTGCTACAAGGTCACTTACCAGCCTCTCGATCCCGATGCGTACGACAA AGATCTTTCCTTCATTAAAGTGATCAATGTGGGACAGCGGTTCCTAGTAAACAGAGTCCAGGATTACATCCAGAGTAAAATCGTCTATTACCTAATGAACATTCATGTCCAGCCGCGTACCATCTACCTTTGCCGACATGGTGAGAGTGAATATAACCTTGTTGGCAAGATTGGTGGGGATTCTGGTCTGTCACCGCGCGGGAAGCAG TTTGCTCAGGCGCTGAAGAAGTTCATCGAAGAGCAGGAAATTGTTGATCTGAAGGTGTGGACGAGCCAGCTGAAAAGGACGATCCAGACGGCCGAGTCCCTGGGGGTGACGTACGAGCAGTGGAAGATTCTCAACGAGATCGACGCT GGGGTATGTGAAGAAATGACCTATGCAGAAATTGAGGCCAAGTATCCAGATGAGTTTGCCTTGAGGGATCAAGAGAAGTATCTTTATCGCTATCCTGGAGGCGAG tcctaCCAGGACTTGGTCCAGCGCCTGGAGCCAGTAATTATGGAGCTAGAACGGCAAGGCAACGTCCTCGTTATCTCCCACCAGGCGGTTATGAGGTGCCTGTTGGCTTATTTTCTTGACAAGAGTGCAg ACGAGCTGCCCTACCTGCGCTGCCCCCTCCACACCATTCTCAAGCTCACGCCCGTGGCGTACG GTTGTAAAGTGGAGACCATTACCCTGAACGTGGAAGCAGTGAACACCCACCGCGACAAACCCTCTCTGAACTCA AACAACCTGCCCGCCGGCCAAACCCCTGTAAGGATGAGAAGAAACAGCTTTACGCCGCGGGCCAGCGCGGACACGGTAAAGCGCCCACGACACTACAGCGTTGGGAGCAAACCTCTCGACCTGCTGGGGCCTTTCCCGACCCTGGAAGCTCGAGATGGGGCTGACCGGCCGCAGCTGCAAGTTGGTGTCCAG AGGATGGCCGGTTTAGCGGTGTAG